The following are from one region of the Treponema denticola genome:
- a CDS encoding glycerate kinase family protein, which yields MKKILLIPDSFKGTMSSARICTLMKNAIKEIFPEAQTLSIPVADGGEGSVDAFLEAVGGIKKTVKVKNPFFEEMEGFYGILKNEDPNAEKTAVIEMAACAGLPLALGRLNPSLTTTYGVGELIADALKNGCTNIIIGLGGSATNDGGCGAAAALGIKFFDKEGKSFIPAGGTLKNIKRIDMTGLNPLVKKAKFTTMCDIDNPLFGKTGAAYIFAPQKGADPGMVEELDQGLKHLALVARKTESLNSGSKTAEIPGAGAAGGMGYGTLVFLGSELKMGIEIVLDTVDFEKKLDNTDFVFTGEGKLDSQSLRGKVIAGVAQRAKKKNVPVIAVVGDAEEGIDDIYKMGVSAVFSINRLAVPFSQAKKTAETDLTSTMKDILRLIKTLK from the coding sequence ATGAAAAAGATACTGCTTATCCCCGATTCCTTTAAGGGAACAATGAGCTCGGCTCGAATATGCACTTTGATGAAAAATGCGATAAAAGAAATTTTCCCTGAAGCTCAAACTCTTTCAATCCCTGTCGCAGACGGCGGGGAGGGCAGTGTCGACGCCTTTTTAGAAGCTGTAGGCGGCATAAAAAAAACGGTTAAAGTCAAAAATCCTTTTTTTGAAGAAATGGAAGGCTTTTACGGTATTTTAAAAAATGAAGATCCGAATGCCGAAAAGACTGCCGTAATTGAAATGGCCGCCTGTGCGGGGCTCCCTCTTGCGTTGGGAAGGCTTAACCCATCTCTTACCACTACCTATGGAGTTGGTGAACTCATCGCCGATGCCCTTAAAAACGGATGTACAAATATTATAATCGGTTTGGGCGGAAGTGCGACAAACGACGGCGGCTGCGGAGCTGCAGCAGCCTTGGGAATTAAGTTTTTTGATAAGGAAGGAAAAAGTTTTATTCCGGCTGGCGGAACTTTAAAAAATATTAAACGCATAGATATGACAGGCCTAAACCCACTTGTAAAAAAAGCAAAGTTTACGACTATGTGCGATATAGATAATCCCCTTTTCGGAAAAACCGGAGCAGCCTACATCTTTGCTCCGCAAAAAGGTGCAGACCCCGGCATGGTTGAAGAACTAGATCAAGGACTAAAACATCTGGCCTTGGTCGCAAGGAAAACCGAATCCCTCAATTCCGGTTCTAAAACGGCCGAAATCCCCGGTGCAGGGGCTGCAGGAGGTATGGGCTACGGAACTCTCGTCTTTTTAGGTTCCGAGTTAAAAATGGGTATTGAAATTGTTCTTGATACGGTTGACTTTGAAAAAAAGCTGGATAATACCGATTTTGTTTTTACCGGAGAAGGTAAATTGGATAGTCAAAGTTTAAGAGGAAAGGTTATTGCAGGCGTTGCCCAAAGAGCCAAAAAGAAAAATGTGCCGGTAATAGCTGTCGTAGGCGATGCAGAAGAGGGTATAGACGATATTTATAAAATGGGAGTTTCCGCCGTATTCAGTATAAACCGTCTTGCCGTACCTTTCAGCCAAGCAAAAAAAACAGCCGAAACGGATTTGACCTCAACAATGAAGGATATCTTGCGCCTAATAAAAACATTAAAATGA
- a CDS encoding GntP family permease, whose product MQGIALIITFVIAIALMIFAISKLKIHPFLSIMGVSLLLALAAGIPLVKIPGTIGAGFSGTFTSIGIVIILGALIGTILEKTGAALKLSDMVIKVVGKKHPELAMLIMGWIVSIPVFCDSGFVILNPIRKALVQRTRISSVAMTVALSAGLYISHVFIPPTPGPIAAASSLGIGNNLLLVIGMGALASIFPLIAGYFFARYIGTKVKASEDSSTDEVSQSYEELVASYGTLPNGFSAIAPIIVPILLMAISSVASMANMSGTGADILKFLGAPIIALAVGLLFGVILFASQKKTEDFYILTNETLKVVGPILFVTAAGGVLGKVIASSSLVGYITEHAAVLKTVGIFFPFLLAAILKSAQGSSTVAITTTAGILAPLMAPLGLATVPLSALTVMAIGAGAMTVSHANDSYFWVVTTFGGLKAEDGYKTQTLMTLVIGIAAIIGIFIISLFL is encoded by the coding sequence ATGCAAGGTATAGCACTTATTATTACATTTGTTATTGCTATTGCTCTTATGATTTTCGCTATTTCAAAGCTGAAAATTCATCCCTTTTTATCGATTATGGGAGTTTCACTCCTTTTGGCTCTGGCCGCAGGAATACCGTTGGTAAAGATTCCCGGCACAATAGGAGCCGGTTTTAGCGGAACTTTTACAAGTATCGGTATTGTTATTATTCTTGGTGCCCTAATCGGAACAATCCTTGAAAAAACAGGAGCAGCCCTAAAGCTCTCCGATATGGTTATCAAGGTTGTAGGTAAAAAGCATCCTGAACTTGCTATGCTGATTATGGGCTGGATAGTTTCAATTCCCGTATTTTGTGACAGCGGTTTTGTTATTCTAAACCCGATACGAAAGGCTCTTGTTCAAAGAACAAGAATTTCGAGCGTTGCGATGACTGTAGCCCTCTCAGCAGGTTTGTATATTTCTCACGTATTTATTCCGCCTACACCGGGGCCCATTGCAGCTGCAAGCTCTCTCGGTATAGGAAACAACCTGCTTTTAGTAATCGGTATGGGAGCCCTAGCTTCTATTTTTCCCCTCATTGCAGGTTATTTTTTTGCAAGATATATAGGAACTAAGGTAAAGGCTTCAGAAGACAGCTCTACAGATGAGGTTTCACAATCCTATGAAGAACTGGTTGCAAGTTACGGAACTCTTCCAAACGGTTTTAGTGCCATAGCTCCTATTATTGTTCCGATCCTCCTCATGGCTATTTCTTCAGTTGCTTCTATGGCAAATATGAGCGGTACCGGTGCCGATATCTTAAAATTCCTCGGAGCTCCAATTATAGCCTTAGCGGTAGGTCTGCTTTTCGGTGTCATTCTTTTTGCAAGCCAAAAAAAGACAGAGGACTTTTATATTCTCACAAATGAAACCTTAAAGGTTGTAGGCCCCATTCTCTTTGTAACTGCTGCAGGCGGTGTTTTAGGCAAGGTTATAGCTTCATCAAGCTTAGTAGGTTATATTACTGAACATGCTGCAGTTTTAAAAACCGTCGGCATTTTCTTCCCATTCCTCTTGGCTGCTATTTTAAAATCTGCGCAAGGTTCATCGACGGTTGCAATTACAACTACTGCAGGAATCCTTGCTCCTCTTATGGCTCCCCTGGGCCTTGCTACCGTTCCCTTATCGGCCTTAACCGTTATGGCAATCGGAGCAGGAGCAATGACCGTTTCTCATGCAAACGACAGTTATTTCTGGGTAGTCACTACCTTCGGCGGTTTAAAGGCTGAGGACGGATACAAGACGCAAACCCTTATGACCCTTGTAATCGGTATTGCCGCAATTATAGGCATATTTATCATATCCTTATTTTTATAG
- a CDS encoding leucine-rich repeat domain-containing protein, with the protein MGIKKLKKIIIFMSFIFLAAACSDNKPEKEQDIKTVDSKNDVKEEEPINLPNTESISLITAKSKGEKIKLRVERVVSNREPIWIDLNSNKKMDENEDITSFVVQDMSAYRDYIIDSDVITIYGKINRFFCDGNRITSIDLANNPSLTHLSCSDNNLQDLSLINNRNLVYLSCGKNNLTSIDFSRNFDLTEIFCDENLIRELDVSHIKGLRTLEAQKNKLKFLDMSKNTSLITLYCYENELTYLNTDNCKNLKFLACSENALTSIDISSNPILRKLWCANNKLKNIDLSKNVNLTFLVLNNNLLSELDISNNPGLKEFWCYKNNLSNLSLDGHENLEILSCYDNQLNSLDISHLTELQECYCYNTNINELDVSKNNKLIRLSCGKNNLSQINCSNLKDLEFLYVSENSLSALDITQNLNLTELDCGGNMLTELNINSNRKLKELYCRNNKLKALNTSNNVKLIYLYCKQNEITDIDLTKNTELQFLSVSENRLKFLNLRNNVKLEKLWCYDNLLMGLSVLNNKNIKLISCYNNQIKEKEMDRLIKSLPTCPSEESGRFYVVDRRENSTDNNICTIQQVNDAKKKHWNVLKSDSGEFTGH; encoded by the coding sequence ATGGGTATAAAAAAACTAAAGAAGATTATAATTTTTATGAGCTTTATTTTTCTTGCTGCGGCTTGTTCGGATAATAAGCCGGAGAAAGAACAAGATATAAAAACTGTTGACAGCAAAAACGATGTTAAAGAAGAAGAACCCATAAATTTGCCTAATACGGAATCTATAAGCTTGATCACGGCAAAGTCGAAGGGTGAAAAAATAAAACTTAGGGTTGAAAGAGTTGTTTCCAATCGTGAGCCTATATGGATCGATTTAAATTCAAATAAAAAAATGGATGAAAATGAAGATATAACGTCATTTGTTGTACAGGACATGTCCGCTTATCGCGATTATATTATTGATAGTGATGTTATAACTATATACGGCAAAATAAATAGGTTTTTTTGTGATGGAAACCGTATAACAAGTATTGATTTAGCTAATAATCCTTCATTAACACATCTTTCTTGTTCCGATAATAACCTTCAAGACTTATCTCTTATAAATAACAGGAATCTGGTATATTTATCTTGCGGTAAAAATAATTTGACTTCTATAGACTTTAGCCGGAATTTCGATTTAACAGAGATTTTTTGTGATGAAAATCTAATCAGAGAACTCGATGTTTCTCATATTAAGGGGTTAAGAACTTTAGAAGCTCAAAAAAATAAATTAAAATTTCTTGATATGTCGAAAAATACTTCTCTTATAACTTTATATTGCTATGAAAATGAGCTGACATATTTAAATACGGATAATTGTAAAAATTTAAAATTTCTTGCTTGTTCCGAAAATGCTCTTACATCCATAGATATAAGTTCAAATCCTATTTTGCGTAAATTATGGTGTGCAAATAATAAACTTAAAAATATCGATTTATCGAAAAATGTGAACCTTACATTTCTTGTGCTGAATAATAACTTATTATCGGAATTGGATATAAGCAATAATCCCGGCTTAAAAGAGTTTTGGTGCTATAAAAATAATCTATCCAATTTATCTTTAGATGGTCATGAGAATCTTGAAATATTATCTTGTTATGATAATCAACTGAATTCGCTTGATATTTCTCATCTTACGGAATTACAAGAATGCTATTGTTACAATACAAATATAAACGAGCTGGATGTATCTAAAAATAATAAGTTGATAAGATTGTCTTGCGGCAAAAATAATCTTTCTCAAATAAACTGTTCTAATCTTAAAGATCTTGAGTTTCTTTATGTATCGGAAAACAGCCTTTCAGCTTTGGATATAACGCAGAATTTAAATCTTACGGAGCTTGATTGTGGAGGAAATATGTTGACAGAATTGAATATAAACAGTAATAGAAAACTAAAAGAATTATATTGCAGAAATAATAAACTAAAGGCTCTTAATACATCTAATAATGTAAAATTAATTTATCTATACTGTAAACAAAATGAAATTACAGATATCGATCTTACAAAAAATACGGAATTACAGTTTTTGTCTGTAAGCGAAAACCGTTTAAAATTTTTGAATTTACGAAATAATGTAAAATTGGAAAAGCTATGGTGTTACGATAACTTACTCATGGGGCTTAGTGTTTTAAATAATAAGAATATAAAACTTATATCTTGTTATAATAACCAAATAAAAGAAAAAGAGATGGATAGGCTCATAAAGTCTTTGCCAACCTGTCCAAGCGAAGAAAGTGGAAGATTCTACGTAGTCGATAGACGGGAAAATAGTACAGATAATAATATCTGTACTATTCAGCAGGTTAATGATGCAAAGAAAAAACATTGGAATGTTCTAAAATCCGATAGCGGCGAATTTACGGGCCATTAA
- a CDS encoding adenylate/guanylate cyclase domain-containing protein translates to MNLNLQYNQNQEAADKIAASLSALQEGKLFHIDVYGLAGELSLSRETALNIFIQGVYDGFFIIDWIYHCPTCGSVAYETLSIHEAVSENYCPACQKNFNNTLDDNIEVFFSIHPNILPLDSSLKENYLAKIETDVNEGNYLTWKTPNSIKGIDLIQNNLYRDLMGSDVLIPGQSLQVMKAAILFTDIKGSTLMYSELGDAKAFALVRDHFIILFDVIKKFGGVPVKTIGDAIMGVFMNSKKAVDASIEAQKELHEHYKNNSEIERIEVKIGIHAGPALVVTLNNRLDYFGTSVNMAARIQNAAQPNEVVISEELFNNNEIQKSIAAITNKVQRQRIAFKGIKEESTIYHIKVKD, encoded by the coding sequence ATGAATTTAAATTTACAATATAATCAAAATCAAGAAGCAGCAGATAAAATTGCGGCATCCTTATCGGCACTGCAAGAAGGAAAATTATTTCACATAGATGTGTATGGTCTTGCAGGAGAATTAAGTCTAAGCAGAGAAACAGCCTTAAATATTTTTATCCAAGGCGTATATGACGGTTTTTTTATAATCGACTGGATATATCATTGCCCGACCTGCGGAAGTGTAGCTTATGAAACCCTTTCAATACATGAAGCCGTTTCAGAAAACTATTGTCCGGCTTGCCAAAAAAACTTTAACAATACCTTAGACGACAATATTGAAGTTTTCTTCTCCATTCACCCGAATATACTACCCTTGGATTCTTCATTGAAGGAAAACTATCTTGCAAAAATAGAAACTGATGTAAATGAAGGAAACTATCTTACTTGGAAAACACCTAATTCCATAAAGGGAATCGATTTAATTCAAAACAACCTTTACAGGGACCTCATGGGATCGGATGTTTTAATACCGGGGCAATCCCTCCAAGTAATGAAAGCTGCAATTCTCTTTACGGATATTAAGGGCTCAACCCTTATGTATTCTGAGTTAGGAGATGCAAAGGCCTTTGCCCTTGTCAGAGATCATTTTATAATTCTATTTGATGTAATAAAAAAGTTCGGAGGCGTTCCTGTAAAAACCATAGGAGACGCTATTATGGGCGTTTTTATGAACTCTAAGAAAGCCGTAGATGCAAGTATTGAGGCTCAAAAAGAATTGCACGAGCACTATAAAAACAATTCTGAAATTGAAAGAATTGAAGTGAAAATCGGTATTCATGCAGGCCCCGCTCTGGTCGTTACCTTAAACAACCGCTTAGACTACTTCGGTACAAGCGTAAATATGGCGGCTCGCATCCAAAATGCAGCTCAACCGAATGAGGTAGTAATTTCAGAAGAACTTTTTAACAATAACGAAATACAAAAATCCATAGCCGCAATCACAAACAAAGTTCAGCGCCAACGTATTGCTTTTAAGGGAATAAAAGAAGAATCGACGATTTACCACATAAAGGTTAAAGATTAG
- the gltX gene encoding glutamate--tRNA ligase has translation MQVKVRYAPSPTGFQHIGGVRTALFNYLFARSKGGKFVLRIEDTDRTRYSEEYEQNLYDTLEWLGLEWDEGGPKGGPCAPYIQSQRFDIYRKYAQELVDKGFAYYCFCDSERLDRIRKIQTMNKMPPGYDRACRNLTDEEIKTKMDEGIPYVIRLKVPLEGSTKFTDALLGDIEWKNEDINPDQILLKSDGFPTYHLANIVDDHLMGITHVMRAQEWLPSTPMHVIMYKAFGWEPPQFCHLPMVMGNDGQKLSKRHGATSCNEFRNKGYLKEAIINYVAMLGCSYEDGRDMYSLSDLEKLFDIKHLNKAPAVFDYKKLEWFNGQYMREKTDEELFALTWPYIANSGLFGKINEEELKKAGCRFENQTYLKPTQEQKEVLMKVMPLVKERLHLLSEITEMVRFLFEEPAVPPAEEIIPKKLDAETTKKVLQKAIEVMPKIAGLDDHAGGEVFRAEADAMGIKMGDFMMPVRMTVTGSRISPPLVGSIQILGIEKAIKRIEKAIAERF, from the coding sequence ATGCAAGTTAAAGTCAGATATGCTCCTTCTCCCACCGGCTTTCAGCACATAGGCGGAGTCCGTACAGCCTTGTTTAATTATCTTTTTGCCCGCTCAAAAGGCGGAAAATTCGTTTTGCGTATTGAAGATACCGACAGAACAAGATACAGCGAAGAATATGAACAGAACCTTTATGATACCCTTGAATGGCTCGGCCTTGAATGGGATGAAGGCGGACCAAAGGGAGGCCCCTGTGCACCCTATATTCAGTCTCAAAGGTTCGATATTTACCGAAAATATGCCCAAGAACTTGTCGATAAGGGATTTGCTTACTATTGCTTTTGCGATTCGGAAAGGCTGGACAGGATTCGAAAAATTCAAACAATGAATAAGATGCCTCCGGGCTATGACAGGGCATGCCGCAATTTAACCGATGAAGAAATAAAGACTAAAATGGACGAAGGTATTCCCTATGTTATCCGCTTAAAGGTTCCGCTTGAAGGCAGCACCAAATTTACAGATGCCCTTTTAGGCGATATTGAATGGAAAAATGAAGATATAAACCCCGACCAAATCCTTTTAAAAAGCGACGGGTTTCCGACATATCACTTGGCGAACATCGTAGATGACCACCTCATGGGCATAACCCACGTTATGCGTGCCCAAGAATGGCTCCCATCCACCCCCATGCATGTTATAATGTACAAGGCCTTCGGCTGGGAACCACCCCAATTTTGCCACCTGCCCATGGTTATGGGAAATGACGGACAAAAGCTTTCAAAACGGCACGGAGCCACCAGCTGCAACGAATTCAGAAACAAGGGCTACCTAAAGGAAGCCATTATCAATTATGTTGCTATGCTTGGCTGTTCTTATGAAGACGGCCGTGATATGTACAGCCTTTCGGACTTGGAAAAACTCTTTGACATTAAGCACTTAAACAAAGCCCCGGCCGTATTTGACTATAAAAAGCTGGAGTGGTTTAACGGCCAATATATGCGGGAAAAAACCGATGAAGAACTCTTTGCTCTTACATGGCCCTATATTGCAAATTCAGGACTTTTCGGAAAGATAAATGAAGAAGAGCTGAAAAAAGCCGGATGCCGCTTTGAAAATCAAACCTATTTAAAGCCGACTCAAGAACAAAAAGAAGTTTTAATGAAGGTGATGCCTTTGGTAAAAGAGAGACTTCACCTTTTAAGCGAAATAACCGAAATGGTTCGCTTTCTCTTTGAAGAACCGGCAGTTCCTCCGGCAGAAGAAATAATACCGAAAAAACTTGATGCCGAAACTACAAAAAAAGTTCTCCAAAAGGCAATCGAAGTAATGCCTAAAATTGCAGGCCTTGACGACCATGCAGGCGGAGAAGTCTTTAGGGCGGAAGCAGATGCTATGGGTATTAAGATGGGAGACTTTATGATGCCTGTCAGAATGACCGTTACCGGCAGCAGAATAAGCCCGCCCCTTGTAGGCTCAATCCAAATTTTAGGGATAGAAAAAGCTATTAAACGCATCGAAAAAGCTATAGCGGAGCGCTTTTAA
- a CDS encoding flagellar biosynthesis anti-sigma factor FlgM, with product MMIEKLGGIDPIKNLQNTQKPRRMEKVEVSDSVQVSPEAQKLSEIYFAMDAVKAAPDIRKEKIEEVIKKFQDPSYIDSVLDQTADKILGSLGF from the coding sequence ATGATGATAGAAAAATTGGGCGGAATTGATCCGATCAAAAATTTACAAAACACTCAAAAACCAAGAAGAATGGAAAAGGTAGAAGTTTCCGATTCAGTACAAGTATCTCCTGAAGCTCAAAAATTATCGGAAATTTATTTTGCAATGGATGCAGTAAAGGCTGCTCCGGACATTCGAAAAGAAAAAATAGAAGAAGTTATCAAAAAATTTCAAGATCCTTCATATATAGACAGCGTTCTGGATCAAACAGCAGATAAAATTTTAGGCTCTTTAGGATTTTAA
- the rsmI gene encoding 16S rRNA (cytidine(1402)-2'-O)-methyltransferase gives MVATPIGNLKDISFRALETFKEADFIACEDTRHTLGLLTHYEISKPLISCRAVNEAAASEKIVKLLDEGKKIAYASDAGTPAISDPGSILVRTAREAGHTIIPIPGASAFGAIMSIAGTYDKTVVFEGFLSPKAGKRKRRLQELFDFGAGFVLYESPYRIVKLLADIAEIDSNRELIVGRELTKLHEEIIKGQAAEVLQNFEKRPSIKGEFSVFVTGK, from the coding sequence GTGGTTGCCACTCCTATAGGCAATCTAAAAGATATCAGTTTTAGAGCTTTAGAGACTTTTAAAGAAGCCGATTTTATCGCCTGTGAGGATACTAGGCACACTTTAGGCCTTTTAACTCATTATGAAATTTCAAAGCCTTTGATTTCGTGCAGGGCTGTAAATGAAGCCGCAGCCTCCGAAAAAATTGTAAAACTTTTAGATGAAGGAAAAAAAATAGCCTATGCAAGCGATGCGGGGACACCGGCAATCAGTGATCCGGGCTCTATTTTAGTAAGGACGGCAAGAGAAGCAGGGCATACAATAATTCCTATTCCGGGTGCTTCAGCCTTTGGTGCTATAATGAGTATAGCAGGAACCTACGACAAAACGGTAGTTTTTGAGGGCTTTTTATCGCCTAAGGCAGGAAAACGCAAACGGAGACTTCAAGAGCTGTTTGACTTTGGGGCAGGCTTTGTTTTATATGAATCCCCTTATAGAATCGTAAAGCTCTTAGCCGATATTGCCGAAATAGATAGTAACCGTGAGCTTATTGTAGGGAGGGAGCTTACAAAACTCCATGAAGAGATTATCAAGGGGCAGGCTGCTGAAGTTTTACAAAACTTTGAAAAAAGGCCCTCGATAAAAGGGGAGTTTTCTGTTTTTGTTACAGGAAAATAG
- a CDS encoding asparaginase: protein MEILLKSYRGKIEDLYTFGSIAVVDKDGKIVYSAGDPKEVSFPRSSAKLIQALVPLSLGAKEKFNLSHEEIAQICASHSGEDFHIKAVTGILKKIGLDESALKCGPHYPFKPEVELRMKVNNEKPRDIHNNCSGKHSGMLAAAVLMKASTDDYYKPQHPVQQKIREMIELICDCKIPDDNISVDGCGVPVHSLPLYNFAFGMARMADYENLPQNLSTHAKEIIDSITACSEYTSGTDRIDHLLVKKYPGKLVVKSGANGYFGGLLPDKKYGIAVKTYDGISKTRDIVLVHLLKKLGVIDKADYEYFDSIADKNIKNHRGEIAGEVVPQF from the coding sequence ATGGAAATACTTTTAAAATCTTATAGGGGCAAAATTGAAGACCTCTATACATTCGGTTCAATCGCCGTAGTCGATAAGGACGGTAAGATTGTATATTCGGCAGGAGATCCAAAGGAAGTATCCTTTCCGCGTTCAAGTGCAAAACTTATTCAGGCTCTGGTGCCTCTTTCATTGGGAGCCAAGGAAAAGTTCAATCTAAGCCATGAAGAAATAGCTCAAATCTGTGCCTCCCATTCAGGAGAAGATTTTCATATAAAAGCCGTAACGGGAATATTAAAAAAAATCGGGCTTGATGAAAGTGCCTTAAAGTGCGGCCCTCATTACCCTTTTAAACCGGAAGTAGAATTGAGGATGAAGGTAAATAACGAAAAACCTCGCGATATTCACAATAATTGCAGCGGAAAGCATTCCGGTATGCTGGCGGCAGCCGTATTGATGAAAGCTTCTACTGACGATTATTACAAACCTCAGCACCCCGTTCAGCAAAAAATACGGGAAATGATAGAGCTGATCTGCGATTGCAAGATTCCCGATGATAATATCTCGGTTGACGGCTGCGGAGTTCCGGTTCACTCTCTGCCCCTCTACAATTTTGCATTCGGAATGGCAAGAATGGCCGACTATGAAAATTTGCCTCAAAATTTATCTACCCATGCAAAAGAAATAATAGATTCCATAACAGCCTGTTCCGAATACACTTCCGGTACTGATAGAATAGACCATCTTTTGGTTAAAAAATATCCCGGAAAACTTGTTGTAAAATCGGGAGCAAACGGATATTTCGGCGGCCTTTTACCCGATAAAAAATACGGCATTGCCGTCAAAACCTATGACGGAATTTCAAAAACCAGAGATATCGTTTTGGTTCACTTGTTAAAAAAACTCGGTGTAATCGATAAAGCCGATTACGAATATTTTGACAGTATTGCCGATAAAAACATCAAAAATCACAGAGGCGAAATAGCAGGAGAAGTTGTACCTCAGTTTTAA
- a CDS encoding AbrB/MazE/SpoVT family DNA-binding domain-containing protein, translated as MQMVVQKWGNSLGFRIPSLWAKDNNIKKGSKVEMIIEKEKIVILPQKKSLEDMLALINEDNIHSEISTGYAVGKEEW; from the coding sequence ATGCAGATGGTAGTTCAGAAATGGGGTAATAGTTTAGGCTTTAGAATTCCTTCGCTTTGGGCTAAAGACAATAATATAAAAAAGGGCAGTAAAGTTGAAATGATTATAGAAAAAGAGAAAATTGTTATTCTTCCTCAAAAAAAATCTCTTGAGGATATGCTTGCATTGATAAATGAAGATAATATTCATTCAGAAATTTCTACAGGATATGCAGTAGGGAAGGAAGAATGGTAA
- the mazF gene encoding endoribonuclease MazF, with protein sequence MVNSNYVPEKGDLVWLDFDPQTGHEQKGRRPAICVSHKIYNQKTGLALFCPITGHIKGYPFEIVLNKHSINGCILSDQIKNLDWKQRNCNFIEKALSEEIDSVIANIKLMVE encoded by the coding sequence ATGGTAAATTCAAATTATGTTCCTGAAAAAGGAGATCTAGTCTGGCTCGATTTTGATCCACAAACAGGTCATGAGCAAAAAGGCCGCCGTCCCGCAATTTGTGTTTCCCATAAAATATATAATCAAAAAACCGGGCTTGCTTTATTCTGTCCAATTACCGGTCATATAAAGGGTTATCCTTTTGAGATTGTGCTGAATAAACATTCAATAAACGGATGTATATTAAGTGATCAGATAAAAAATCTTGACTGGAAGCAAAGAAATTGTAATTTTATAGAAAAAGCGTTATCTGAAGAAATAGATTCTGTTATTGCTAATATAAAATTAATGGTTGAATAA
- a CDS encoding vWA domain-containing protein, translating to MQKRKFLWILVVGFLSVFLEAEDLSLSKEDLLVIQNPKGGYHLYIRAKPDIKSVLLTETTKDPDLKLDNYAYRDPNYNEINGDEKRLLNGEFLLPEKKLYSLIDSTPEKNTPLGEAYHIWIPYIILYGYDWSRSGEIEVKDGTFFNIRTFAKPYGDYTGNFQDNPFTLRVTQKPVEKDPPPDLSYSDEAVKTFTDLADTTEGEMIYAKGPEDILSTIKEILKKGEKDHLDLLFALDSTESMKDDVEEVRKNISSMLAETLPQYKTYRIALVLYKDYREDFLVREACVFTDNLKKFEKALYGFKVFGGRDIPEAVYEGIFLGLRQSWRALDADVDKKLILIGDAPPHPKPRGKVTKEDVDKLAAEKGVKIYPIILPHTLSY from the coding sequence ATGCAAAAAAGAAAGTTTTTATGGATTCTTGTTGTCGGATTTCTTTCTGTTTTTCTTGAGGCTGAGGACTTAAGCCTTTCAAAAGAAGATTTGCTTGTTATACAAAACCCAAAGGGCGGCTACCATTTATACATAAGAGCCAAACCCGATATAAAAAGTGTGCTTTTAACGGAGACGACAAAGGATCCCGATTTAAAATTGGATAACTATGCCTACCGTGATCCCAATTATAATGAAATAAACGGAGATGAAAAAAGGCTTTTAAACGGTGAATTTTTGCTGCCCGAAAAAAAACTTTACAGCCTCATAGATTCTACTCCCGAAAAAAATACGCCTCTGGGGGAGGCCTATCATATTTGGATTCCCTATATAATTTTATACGGATATGATTGGTCGCGAAGCGGCGAAATCGAAGTAAAAGACGGAACCTTTTTTAATATACGCACCTTTGCAAAACCTTACGGAGATTATACGGGAAATTTTCAGGACAATCCTTTTACCTTGCGGGTAACCCAAAAACCTGTTGAAAAAGACCCGCCCCCTGATCTTTCGTACAGTGATGAGGCCGTAAAAACTTTTACGGATTTAGCCGACACAACCGAAGGAGAAATGATTTATGCAAAGGGGCCTGAGGATATTCTTTCAACAATAAAAGAAATTTTAAAAAAGGGAGAAAAGGACCATCTTGATTTACTCTTTGCTTTAGATTCCACCGAGAGTATGAAGGATGATGTTGAAGAAGTGCGTAAAAATATCAGCTCAATGCTTGCCGAGACTTTGCCTCAATATAAAACTTATAGAATAGCCTTGGTTTTATACAAGGATTACCGTGAAGACTTTTTAGTGCGGGAAGCCTGCGTTTTTACCGATAACTTAAAAAAATTTGAAAAAGCCTTATACGGCTTTAAAGTTTTCGGAGGGCGGGATATTCCCGAAGCCGTATATGAGGGTATCTTCTTAGGACTTCGTCAGTCATGGCGCGCCTTAGATGCTGATGTGGATAAAAAACTTATTCTTATAGGAGATGCTCCTCCCCATCCCAAGCCTCGAGGCAAGGTAACAAAAGAAGATGTAGATAAACTTGCTGCAGAAAAGGGAGTAAAGATTTACCCCATAATATTGCCGCATACTTTGTCGTATTAA